DNA sequence from the Verrucomicrobiota bacterium genome:
GCGCGAACAAGTGCTCGGTTTCGCGGGCCGTCAGGGAGGTCGTGGGTTCGTCCAGGATGATGAGGCGTGGCTCGATGCTCAGCGCCTTGGCGATCTCGACGAGCTGTCGTTCCCCGGCGGACAGGCGCTCGACGGGAGTGTCCGGTGGATGATCGAGGCCGACCTGGCGCAGAAGTTCCGTCGTGCGGGAACGGAGGGTGCGACGATCGATCCAGGGTAGGCCAATGCTGGGGGTTCGTTGTTCGTTGTTCCTGGTTCGTGGTTCGTGGTTCGTGGTTTGTGGTTCGTTGATCGTTGATCGTTGCTGAACGCGAGTCGTGTCGGTGCTGCCACGATCCACGAACGACGAACCACGAACAACCTTCTGACCCAGTCGCGGGAAGGCGGCGAGGAACAGGTTCTCGGCGATGGAAAGGTTGGGAAAGAGATTTAGTTCCTGATGGATGAACGCCACGCCGGCACGCGTGGCCTCTTTCGGGGCGGCAGGCGCATGCGGTTCGCCCGCGAGCGACATCTGGCCGGCATCGGGCGTCAGGTTGCCGCCCAGGATGTTCATCAGGGTGGATTTGCCCGCGCCATTCTCGCCCACCAACCCGAGCGTTTGCCCGGCTGGCACGCTGAAACTCACCTCCTTGAGCACGGCCACCCCGAAGAAAGACTTGGTGATGCCACTGAACGAAAGCAGTTCGTTGTTCGTGGTTGGTTGTTTGTTGTCTGTGGGCATGGGGGCATTGGGCTACGGACCACGAACCACGAGCCACGAACTCCTTCCAACATCCATCGCTGCGGCGAACAGAATGACCACACCCTTCACCATCATGATGGTGAAGTGAGAGAGGTTCAGCAGGTTCAGGCTGTTGTCGAGCAGCGTCAGGAAGAGCACGCCGAACACGGTCCACAATACCTTGCCGCGGCCGCCATACAAGCTCGTGCCGCCGATCACCGTCGCGCCAATGATGTCGAGCAGGTTGCTTCGCCAATGCACCGGAGATCCGCTCTCGAGGCGCCCGGTGATCAGGACCGCCGCCACTCCCGCACACAGGCCGCACCAAACGTAGGCCAGGATCAGGGCGCGGTTGACCGGCACGCCGGAAACGAGTGCGACCTTTGCACTATGGCCGACGGCGTAGAGCCAGCGCCCAAGCAACGTCCGCGACAGGAGCAGATGCCCGGCTCCGGCGACGACTGTGGCAATCGCGCCCGTCAGCCAAGGTTTTTTTCCCAGGGCG
Encoded proteins:
- a CDS encoding ABC transporter permease; the encoded protein is MPPFLRRTLTTEYWTLLLCAAYFVALAPFTPGFATAGNLANVFSAMLPLLVVATGQTVVLITAGIDLSVTSIIALASVTGALLISGDQGLLAGHAAAVPAGVLAMVALGAAIGLLNGAVVTQLRMPPFVVTLTGMMFFSGFAIWLTEAKSIAALPSGFLALGKKPWLTGAIATVVAGAGHLLLSRTLLGRWLYAVGHSAKVALVSGVPVNRALILAYVWCGLCAGVAAVLITGRLESGSPVHWRSNLLDIIGATVIGGTSLYGGRGKVLWTVFGVLFLTLLDNSLNLLNLSHFTIMMVKGVVILFAAAMDVGRSSWLVVRGP